From Pseudodesulfovibrio nedwellii:
GCTTGACGAGACGGGAGTGTGCATATGGACGAAAAAATACGGGTGACGCAATGCGAGGTGGTTGTTCCACCCGCTGGCGGAACTTTTGAAACTCAGCTCGTCGTGATTGTTGCATTTGTGACCATTGTTTTGTGCGGATGCGGCATCCTTTTACGAAGCTCCGGGGCAGAGGAATATACGGTCCCTGCGTGGCAGGTTGATGCTTTCAGCGATCTTCAACCTGAAGAGCTCGCTATTTTCAATGCGCTTCTTACATCAGCTCCTGAGATTGAAATGATTCATGAAGATGAGTTTGATTGGCCGTCGGTGACGGAATTGGCTGAGGCTCAGCTGCCTCCGTTTGTTCAGGATTCATCGTGGCGTAGTGACGGGAGTTATCATTGGATACGGAACATTATCAGTACAGAGGATAAACATATTGTTCTGTATATGGGAAATCCTGGTGATGACATCAAAACAGGCTCTTTTCTGTTGGTGATGCTGCATGATCATATCAAGAAACAAGGGAATGCGGGAGTGGCCAGTCACGTTCCCTTTGAAGTTTGGATTCATCCTTCTTCCTCTCCTTCGTTTCCGGGAATGAGCACGGATCAGGCATTGATCAATGGTGGATGGCGAGAAGTGGTTGCTCGGAAGGGTGAGCGTGAGATGAAAAAATCTCGAGGCGAGGATTACTTCTAATGATTCGTAAGTTACTATATAGTATCGTTTTTGGTTTGTTTATGGTGAGTGCTGCGTGCCCCGCTGAAGATATTCCTCGCATTGGTGTGACACTGCATCCGTACTATAGCTTTGTGAAAGCTATCGTCGGCGATACTGCCGAAGTCGTTCCTCTCATTGGTGAAGGGTTTAATCCTCATAATTACCGGCCTCAGCCCGAGGATATCAAGAAATGCATGACGTTGGATGTCATGGTCGTCAACGGCATCGGGCATGATGAATTTGCCTTTGAAAGCATCGAAGCAGCCAATTTGAAAGGAAAACTCCCGCTTATTTTCGCCAACAAGGACGTTTCACTTATTCCGGTGAGTGGACATCTAGATGGCAAGAAAGTTGTCAATCCCCACACATTTGTCTCTGTGACCGCCTCGGTTCGCCAAGTTTATACTATTGCCAAGGAGCTGGGAGAACTGTTCCCTGAGAACGCCTCCCTATACCGAAAGAATGGACGGAAATATGCGGCTCGGCTTCGTCGGATGAAAGCCGAATACATGGAGCGTATAGCCGATCTGCCGGATTTGGATTTCCGTTGCGCCACTATTCACGGCGGATATGATTACCTTTTTCAGGATTTTGGATTACAGGTGACCGCTGTTATCGAGCCGGGGCATGGGCTGAAGCCTGCAGCCAGCCAGCTTGCCCGAATTATAGATGAAATCAAAAGACTCGGCGTGAATGTTATTTTTACTGAGATGGCGTTTCCCGACAAATATGTGGACACCATCCATGAGGAGACCGGTATTCGGATTCGTCATTTGTCACATTTGACCAATGGCGAATATACGGAAGAGGGGTTTGAGAAGGGATTGCGAGCCAATCTTGAAGCCCTGACAAATGCCCTTGTAGACGCAAAAACTGCCAAACAGGGAGGCTGATATGTCTAAAGTGACTTTGTTGACAAAAGGTCCCACCGTTCACTTTGAGCATTTGGGACTGCGTCTTGGCGGCAATACCATTCTTTCGGATGTGAATTTTACGATTCAACCTGGTTCGATTCATTGCATAATTGGTCCCAATGGAGGCGGCAAGACTTCTCTTATTCGTTCAATGCTCGGACAGATGCCCCACACCGGCGATATTCGCATTTGCTGGGGTGGGCCGACAACGATCGGCTATGTCCCCCAGTCGTTGGATTATGACGATACCTTGCCCATGACGGTCTTGGATTTCATGGCAATGCTTTGCCAACGAAGGCCTGCCTTCCTCGGTTTGAAGCATAGTAAGCGGTCCTTGATTAATGATGTGTTGCAACGTGTCGGTATGGATTCAAAAATTAACCGGCCATTTGGCTCTCTGTCCGGGGGGGAACGTCAAAGAATTTTGTTTGCACAAGCATTAATGCCCCGTCCAAAGTTGCTTATTCTGGACGAACCGACAACCGGTTTGGATCAGGCCGGTACAGCGATTATGCATGATGTGCTGGAAGAGTTGCGCCGGGAAGGGACAACGATCCTTTGTATCCATCATGATCTCTCGGTTGTTCGTGAAATGGGTGATGTTGTGACGTGTATCAATCGGCAATTGTTGTTTTCAGGGCCTCCGGTCGAGGAATTGACTCCTGAGCGTGTATTTTCTGTTTTTTCTTCAGTCAAGGCGGCCTGATTTGATGGATTTTATTTACGACTTTATTCGACTTCCGCTCATGGAGATGGGCAAGGCCGGGGTGTTGCCTGAATTTTTTCAATACGCTTTTGTTATCAACGCCCTGTTATGCGCATTGGTGGCCGGACCGCTTCTTGGTGGAATCGGTACCATGGTGGTTTCAAAGCGGTTGGCCTTTTTCTCCCAGGCAGTGGGGCAGGCTGCCCTGACAGGCGTGGCGCTCGGCGTGCTGCTTGGTGAACCCGTGACCGCCCCGTATGTATCCCTGTTTGGGTTTTGTATCCTGTTCGCACTGACTATGAATTACACCCGTAATCGTATGCGCATGAAGCAGGATATTGTTATCGGTGTTTTTCTTTCGGTCTCGTTGGCAGTGGGGGCCTGTGTTCTTTTGTATGTCACGGCCAAGGTGAATATGCATGTGTTGGACAATATTTTATTTGGTTCCGTTCTTACGGTGAATAACACTGACATGAACGTTTTGATTGTCATTGCCGGGTTATGCGTTGCCGTGGGTATCCCTACCTATAACAAAATGTTGCTTGCCAGTTTTAATCCCAGCCTCGCTCAGGTTCGCGGTATCAATGCCAAATTGTATGACTATGTGTTCGTGCTCATGATTACGGTTATTACTGTTGCCTGCCTGAAAATTGTGGGGGCGGTGCTTGTGGAAGCATTGCTCATTATTCCGGCGGCGGCTGCGAGAAACGTCAGTCGTTCTGTGCGTGGTTTTTTCTTTTATAGTGTGGCCTTCGCCACCGTGAGTTGCATGCTTGGCATCATTATCCCGATGCAATTTGAAATCCCGGTGCCGTCTGGCGGTGCCATTATACTCGTCGCTTCCATCGTCTTCATGATGACAGCCGGAGTGCGCATGGTCTCCGGCTCTTTCAAGGAGGCTGCGGTATGAAGAAGTGCCTTATTATTGGTATGCTGGTGACATTTGTTTTTCTTTGGGCAAGGGCTGGTATTGCCGCGGATGCTTCAGAAAAAACCGTTGTTCTGACATCCATCGGCGCAGTGCAGGCCATGGCTGAAGTCCTGACTGAAAATACATCCATCACGGTGATGAACAGCATCCCGCAAGGATATTCCATGCGAGGACAGGATGCTTATTTCAAAAAGCATAGGGAAGCGTTTTTTCAATCGGCAGCCAAAGCAGACGCGGTGCTTACCGTCGGATCAGCTTGGCCGGCTGACCCTTTGTACAAATGGGCCAGACGAAGCAACATCCGAGTGGTCAATATCGACGCGACCAGACCTTTGGACGAATATGGCGCGGGTGTGCCGTTGGTGACGGTGCAAGGAAAGAACGTTCCGTTTGTCTGGCGTAGCCCCGCCAATATGACTCGTATGGGGGCCATTACAGCCGATGACCTTTCGCGTCTTGTCCCTGCGGAAGCTTCGACGATCAAGGCCAATCTCAAGAGAATGCAGTCCGTTCTGTTCAGAATCCGGTCAAAGTATGAAGCGGCGTTTACTGACCTTGAGAGTGTGGACATTGCTGCGCTGACTGGTGCGTATACCCCATTAATCGATGAATTTGGATTGGATGTCATTGCCTACGCCCTTAAGCCTGAAGTCGAGTGGACGGAAAATGATGCAAAGGGTTTTGCCGAACAGTTGAAATCCGGCGATATTAAAGCCGTTGCCTGTGCATGGGAGCCGGATGAAAAGGTACGAAAGGTTATTGTGAAGAGTGGTGCTGTTCCGGTGGTACTGGAGAAGTTCGTTCGCGAATCAGATGTCGATCCGATCATTTCCTTGAGCAATTGGTATGAACGCAACTTGTCCCGTCTTCTTGCGGCGCTACAGGATTAACCTCGGAGGAAGTCATGGATACCATCTTTGCGATTGTAATCATTGTCGTGGCTGTGGCCTATTTGCTTAAGCGCAGGTTTGCCGGGCGGAACAGCGGGAAAGGGAGTTCTACCTGCGGGTGCTCCGGGTGCGATTGCACCTCGTGCGGAGGGCGTGGTGCTGGCGAGGATAGTCAATCTTCTCTTAAAAGAAAATAACCAACGTGGACGGGGGTTCATAATGTCTTTTTGTAAACCGAAAATTATGTATGTGAGTTTGCTCTTTGTCGTAGCCATGATGATCACTGCCTTGGGCGTTGACA
This genomic window contains:
- a CDS encoding metal ABC transporter permease; its protein translation is MDFIYDFIRLPLMEMGKAGVLPEFFQYAFVINALLCALVAGPLLGGIGTMVVSKRLAFFSQAVGQAALTGVALGVLLGEPVTAPYVSLFGFCILFALTMNYTRNRMRMKQDIVIGVFLSVSLAVGACVLLYVTAKVNMHVLDNILFGSVLTVNNTDMNVLIVIAGLCVAVGIPTYNKMLLASFNPSLAQVRGINAKLYDYVFVLMITVITVACLKIVGAVLVEALLIIPAAAARNVSRSVRGFFFYSVAFATVSCMLGIIIPMQFEIPVPSGGAIILVASIVFMMTAGVRMVSGSFKEAAV
- a CDS encoding DUF6162 family protein — protein: MDEKIRVTQCEVVVPPAGGTFETQLVVIVAFVTIVLCGCGILLRSSGAEEYTVPAWQVDAFSDLQPEELAIFNALLTSAPEIEMIHEDEFDWPSVTELAEAQLPPFVQDSSWRSDGSYHWIRNIISTEDKHIVLYMGNPGDDIKTGSFLLVMLHDHIKKQGNAGVASHVPFEVWIHPSSSPSFPGMSTDQALINGGWREVVARKGEREMKKSRGEDYF
- a CDS encoding metal ABC transporter ATP-binding protein, with the translated sequence MSKVTLLTKGPTVHFEHLGLRLGGNTILSDVNFTIQPGSIHCIIGPNGGGKTSLIRSMLGQMPHTGDIRICWGGPTTIGYVPQSLDYDDTLPMTVLDFMAMLCQRRPAFLGLKHSKRSLINDVLQRVGMDSKINRPFGSLSGGERQRILFAQALMPRPKLLILDEPTTGLDQAGTAIMHDVLEELRREGTTILCIHHDLSVVREMGDVVTCINRQLLFSGPPVEELTPERVFSVFSSVKAA
- a CDS encoding metal ABC transporter substrate-binding protein; its protein translation is MKKCLIIGMLVTFVFLWARAGIAADASEKTVVLTSIGAVQAMAEVLTENTSITVMNSIPQGYSMRGQDAYFKKHREAFFQSAAKADAVLTVGSAWPADPLYKWARRSNIRVVNIDATRPLDEYGAGVPLVTVQGKNVPFVWRSPANMTRMGAITADDLSRLVPAEASTIKANLKRMQSVLFRIRSKYEAAFTDLESVDIAALTGAYTPLIDEFGLDVIAYALKPEVEWTENDAKGFAEQLKSGDIKAVACAWEPDEKVRKVIVKSGAVPVVLEKFVRESDVDPIISLSNWYERNLSRLLAALQD
- a CDS encoding metal ABC transporter solute-binding protein, Zn/Mn family, producing the protein MIRKLLYSIVFGLFMVSAACPAEDIPRIGVTLHPYYSFVKAIVGDTAEVVPLIGEGFNPHNYRPQPEDIKKCMTLDVMVVNGIGHDEFAFESIEAANLKGKLPLIFANKDVSLIPVSGHLDGKKVVNPHTFVSVTASVRQVYTIAKELGELFPENASLYRKNGRKYAARLRRMKAEYMERIADLPDLDFRCATIHGGYDYLFQDFGLQVTAVIEPGHGLKPAASQLARIIDEIKRLGVNVIFTEMAFPDKYVDTIHEETGIRIRHLSHLTNGEYTEEGFEKGLRANLEALTNALVDAKTAKQGG